CACCGCGAGGCGCATCGTCTCAGGCCGGGGCATGAGCCATGGTTTACCATAAAAGGCCTCGTGACTCCGCTCATCGTCCTGCTCTGCCTCACGGGCTTCGCCACCACGGTCACGAGCGGCGCCTTCCCCACGCTCCTGCCGGAGATCGGCCGGACGGGCGGCCTGCCCGACTGGCAGCTCGGCGTGGTCGCCGGCGCCTACGGCTTCGCCCGGATGCTCGCCGACGTCCCGGTCGGTCTCTTCCTCACCCACCACCTGCGGCGCGCGTTCGTGCTCGGCCCGTGTCTCCTCGCGGCGGGCATCCTGATCGTCGCGACGGGCGGGTCGTTCGCCGGGGTGGTGCTCGGCCGGCTCCTCATGGGCGTCGGGCACGCGCTCAGCATGATGAGCGGGCTCACCGCGCTCCTCCGGTTCGCCACCGCGTTCAAGCTCGCCTCGGCGCTCAGCGCCTTCGAGCTCTCGGGCATGCTCGGCCTCCTCGCCGGCACGCTGCTGGTCGGGCTGCTCCCGGCGAGCCTCGGCTGGAACGCCGCGTTCCTCGTCGCCGGCGCGCCCCTGCTGCTCGCCGCCGCCACGGTCCCGGCGCTCATGCGCCGCCTGCCGCCCTCGGACGGCGCGGCGCCCCGGCCCCTCTTCGCCCGGCACGCCGCCCCGCCGGCGGGCCCGACGCCCCCGGCGGTCACGCCGAGCGTCGTCCTCGCGTTCGCCGCCGGCGGCACGGTCGCCGCCGCGTACTCGACGGTCGAGCAGTTCCTGCTCCCGCTCCGCGGCAGCCGCACGCTCGGACTCGAGCGCGCGGGCATCGCGCGCCTCCTGATGACGATGCAGGCCTGCGACATCGTCGCGCTCCTGCCCGTCGGCGCGCTCGCCGACCGCGTCGGGCCGGCGCGCGTGCTGGGCGTGAGCCTGCTCGTCACGTCGGGCGCGCTCCTGCTCGTCGCCTTCGGCACGCTCCCCGTCGTGGGCGCCGGCGCCGCGCTCTTCGGCTTCTCCATGTCGGCGTGGATGCTCCCCCTCGGCGTGCTCCGGCGCGAGACCGCGCCCGAGCGCATCGCGTGGCGCACGGGCCTCTACCGCGTCTGCGTGGACGGGGGGATCTTCGCGGGCCCGTTCCTCGCCGGGCTCCTCGGCGCGCGGCTCGCCCCGAACCTCGGCGCCGTGTGGGGCGGCGCGCTCGCGCTGACGGGCGTGCTCTTCCTCCGGCGCCGGCGCTGACGTGGCCGACGCCGGGCTGATTCTCGCGGCGCGGGCTGCTGCTGCGGCCATCCCGACAAGCGCG
The sequence above is drawn from the Candidatus Methylomirabilota bacterium genome and encodes:
- a CDS encoding MFS transporter translates to MTPLIVLLCLTGFATTVTSGAFPTLLPEIGRTGGLPDWQLGVVAGAYGFARMLADVPVGLFLTHHLRRAFVLGPCLLAAGILIVATGGSFAGVVLGRLLMGVGHALSMMSGLTALLRFATAFKLASALSAFELSGMLGLLAGTLLVGLLPASLGWNAAFLVAGAPLLLAAATVPALMRRLPPSDGAAPRPLFARHAAPPAGPTPPAVTPSVVLAFAAGGTVAAAYSTVEQFLLPLRGSRTLGLERAGIARLLMTMQACDIVALLPVGALADRVGPARVLGVSLLVTSGALLLVAFGTLPVVGAGAALFGFSMSAWMLPLGVLRRETAPERIAWRTGLYRVCVDGGIFAGPFLAGLLGARLAPNLGAVWGGALALTGVLFLRRRR